The Bernardetia litoralis DSM 6794 genome includes a window with the following:
- a CDS encoding glycosyltransferase family 2 protein: MVSIICLCYNHANFIEEALNSVFNQSYKNWELIIINDASTDNSQEIIDKIVKKNSSKNNTIQSIHLEKNQGNCAAFNEGFKISKGKYIIDLAADDKFEVDKLEKQVRVLENADSKTGICFTNATLINEEVDEENNKTGNYYFDWYKKKPKDGFIFKELIRAGGMICSPTMLIKREVLQELGGYDESLSYEDYDFWVRSSRNWKYVFLDENLTFYRKTNHSHSSTFKKKNNPHLYSTFKICQKGFYLCKNKEEYKSLSISVLYHFKESLKYKNYKAAKKFFCLFGKLTLKII; the protein is encoded by the coding sequence ATGGTTTCAATTATATGTCTGTGCTACAATCATGCAAATTTTATTGAAGAGGCTTTAAACTCTGTCTTTAATCAAAGCTATAAGAATTGGGAATTAATTATTATAAATGATGCAAGTACAGATAATAGCCAAGAAATTATTGATAAAATTGTAAAAAAGAATTCTTCTAAAAATAATACTATTCAAAGTATTCATTTAGAGAAAAATCAAGGAAATTGTGCAGCTTTTAATGAAGGCTTCAAAATTTCTAAAGGAAAATATATCATTGATTTGGCTGCTGATGATAAATTTGAAGTTGATAAATTAGAAAAGCAAGTAAGAGTTTTAGAAAATGCTGATAGCAAGACAGGAATTTGTTTTACAAATGCTACCCTAATAAATGAAGAGGTTGATGAAGAAAATAATAAAACAGGAAATTATTATTTTGATTGGTATAAAAAAAAACCTAAAGATGGTTTTATTTTTAAAGAACTTATTAGAGCTGGAGGAATGATTTGTTCGCCTACAATGCTGATTAAAAGAGAAGTTTTGCAAGAATTGGGAGGTTATGATGAATCACTTTCTTATGAAGATTATGATTTTTGGGTGCGAAGTAGTAGAAATTGGAAATATGTTTTCCTTGATGAAAATCTGACTTTTTATAGAAAAACAAATCATTCTCATTCTTCTACTTTCAAGAAAAAAAACAATCCTCATTTGTATTCTACCTTCAAAATCTGTCAAAAAGGATTTTATTTATGTAAAAATAAAGAAGAATATAAATCGCTTTCAATTTCTGTTTTGTATCATTTTAAAGAATCGTTGAAGTATAAAAATTATAAAGCTGCAAAAAAATTTTTTTGCTTGTTTGGAAAACTAACTTTGAAAATTATTTGA
- the crcB gene encoding fluoride efflux transporter CrcB — MNIPTLSLVAIFIGGGLGSIARFLLSKWIIAHSSGFPTATFVTNFLACIVLGFLAYYLGEAKKESEQLLAALFMTGFCGGFSTFSTLNLETFKLIQAQNYQIAFLYTFSNIIIGFLGIAIGFWLIGLFK; from the coding sequence ATGAATATTCCTACATTATCATTAGTTGCCATTTTTATTGGTGGTGGACTGGGTTCAATAGCTCGTTTTTTACTTTCCAAATGGATTATTGCACATTCATCAGGTTTTCCTACTGCCACTTTTGTTACTAATTTTTTAGCTTGTATTGTTTTAGGTTTTTTGGCGTATTACTTAGGCGAAGCCAAAAAAGAAAGTGAGCAATTACTTGCAGCTTTATTTATGACAGGTTTTTGTGGTGGCTTTAGTACATTTTCTACTCTCAACCTTGAAACATTCAAACTTATTCAAGCTCAAAATTATCAAATTGCATTTTTATATACTTTTTCTAATATAATTATAGGTTTTCTTGGAATTGCTATTGGCTTTTGGCTTATTGGTCTTTTTAAATAA
- the atpG gene encoding ATP synthase F1 subunit gamma — MANLKEVRGRIVSVKSTQQITKAMKMVAAAKLRRAQNRMMQMRPYAQKLSQILQNVTASLVGDDFESEYSAVRTEEKILIVTITSDKGLCGAFNTYVLRAMQGLLDTTYSKQNAQGNVTVMPIGKRALDYVSRRKIQSVNEYSDIFSQKELTFDYVRQAAEYAMEHFVEENFDKVEIVYNEFKNVATQIVRVEQFLPIVSLTETAEVKSTKPSLKKKEEFNTTVDYVFEPGKKEILADLIPQSLKTQFYSRILESNASEQGARMTAMDKATENAGELLKDLKLSYNRARQANITKEILEIVGGAEALEQG; from the coding sequence ATGGCAAATTTAAAAGAAGTTCGTGGAAGGATTGTATCTGTAAAATCCACCCAACAAATTACAAAAGCAATGAAAATGGTAGCTGCTGCAAAGCTGCGCCGAGCTCAAAATCGTATGATGCAAATGCGTCCGTACGCTCAAAAATTGAGTCAAATTTTGCAAAATGTAACGGCTTCTCTTGTTGGAGATGATTTTGAAAGCGAATATAGTGCAGTTCGCACAGAAGAAAAAATATTAATTGTAACTATTACATCAGATAAAGGTCTTTGTGGTGCTTTTAATACCTATGTTCTTCGTGCTATGCAAGGTCTATTAGATACGACATATAGCAAGCAAAATGCCCAAGGGAACGTAACAGTTATGCCTATTGGAAAGCGTGCTTTGGATTATGTATCTCGTCGTAAGATACAATCTGTAAATGAGTATTCAGATATTTTCTCTCAAAAAGAACTTACTTTTGATTATGTTCGTCAAGCTGCAGAATATGCAATGGAACATTTTGTAGAAGAAAATTTTGACAAAGTAGAAATTGTTTATAATGAATTTAAGAATGTTGCTACACAAATTGTACGTGTAGAACAATTTTTACCAATTGTATCTCTTACTGAGACAGCAGAGGTAAAATCTACAAAACCTTCTTTGAAGAAAAAAGAAGAATTTAATACTACTGTAGATTATGTATTTGAACCTGGTAAAAAAGAAATTTTAGCAGATCTTATTCCTCAATCGCTCAAAACACAGTTTTATAGCAGAATCCTAGAATCAAATGCTTCTGAACAAGGCGCACGTATGACAGCTATGGATAAAGCAACAGAAAATGCTGGTGAGCTTCTCAAAGATTTGAAATTAAGTTATAACCGAGCTAGACAAGCTAATATTACAAAAGAAATTTTGGAAATTGTTGGTGGTGCAGAAGCATTAGAACAAGGTTAA